AAAATGAAAAAAAGCTGACAAGATGTCAGCTCGAAAAATGATCCATGGAGGGATTAGTAGATTTTTCTGTTGTTAAAATTGGTTTATAGAGAGTAACAGCTATAAATATAAGTAACAACATACTGCTAATGATGAAGAAATAGCTAATATCATTGGTGTACTTGATAAAAATACCACCTAGATAAGGGCCAGCTAGACTGCCTACACTAAAGGCAACTCCACATAGGAGATTTCCGGTTGGGAGCAGGTTTTTTGGCATTAGGTCAGTCATGTAACTGATTCCTAGTGAGAAGGTAGAGCCTACAACCATTCCAGATATGAATAAGCAAATAATCAGAGCAGTTGGAGAATGTTCAACAAAACTGGCTGTTGTAAAGCTCAAAAAGCCTGTGAATAAAATAAACATTAACACAGTTCTTCTTCCAAATTTGTCACTTAAAATGCCAAGCGGAAGTTGAAATGTGATTGCTCCTATTGCAAAAGAAAACAGTAAAATAGAAATATTCGTTACATCAAGACCAATTCGGAGTGCGTAAACAGGAAAGCTACCGTTTAATGAGGATTCTAAAAATCCATATCCTAAAGGAGGTAAAAATGCAACCCATCCGTATTTCCATGCACTTCTAAATCGTTTCATTGTTTCTTTCATTGAATTAACCTCAATGGTTTGCTCAGGAAAGTCGTTTTTTAGAAGAAACAATAGAGCCCCAGCCTATAAAACAAAGAACAGATGAAATAATAAAAGGCAATGCTTCGTTTATGTTAACGAGTGATGCAAGTAATGGACCTGCTGCAAAACCAACGCCAAAAAATAGGCCGTACAGTGAAATGTTTCTTCCTCTTTTATCTTCAGACGAAAATGAGGTAATCCATGTTTGTGTACCAAAATGTAGGGCATGGTCACCAATTCCAATCAAAAGTCGTAGGCAAAACCAAAACCAAAAGGATTTCCATAACGGAAATAATGCAAGAGAGGAAGCTACGACTAGGCCGCCGAGGATAATAATTGGTTTATAGCCAAACCGTTTTAATGGATATTCCATAAAGGGAGATACTAAAAGAATCCCAATGTATAGAGCTGTTGCGTTTAAGCCATTTAGGTCAGAAGATACCCCACTATTTTCAAAAATAATAGCAATTAGTGGTAGAAGCATTCCTTGGCTAAACCCTGATATCCCGACAATAGAAACCAATATCCAAAAACGAACTCGTTGAGTATTCATGTAAGCACCTCTCATGATTTTAAAAATAATTCTTAAATGCCAGTAATACTTTAAACCGAATAACAAAATTATACAAGAAAAATAAGATAACATTCTTTTGTAATCGTCGTTTTTTAGATACAATAACTTAAAAACTGAGGTGTAGATAATGGAATTTAAAATGAAGAAAGAAGTTGGCTTTACAACAACAACAGAATATGGAGAATTGCATATAGCAGGCGATGAAGCCTACGGGTATAGACCTTATCAACTAATGGTCGCATCAATTGCTGTTTGTAGTGGTGGTGTATTGCGGAAGATTTTAGCTAAGAAAAGAATAGAGATAGAGGATTTAATTATATCTACTGATGTAGAACGTAATGAGGCTGAAGCAAATAAGATCGAAAAGATACATATTCACTATAAAATTAAAGGTCATAATTTAAACGAAAACAAAATTCATCAATCCATTTTATTAGCTAGTAAAAATTGTCCAATGGCTCAGTCAGTTAAAGGTAGTATTGAAATAGGGGAAACATTTGAATTAATTTGAAAGTTATAAATGAAAAAGCCAGATGAATGATTCACCTGGCTTTTCCTAGTTTATAATGACAATGTTTCAGGTTCACTTGAAGACTTTTCGAAATAACGATAAGAAGAAGGTGAAATTTTTAAAAGCATATAGTTAGGATCATCTGCACTTGGTATCCAACTTTTTAAGTGCTCATTCCAGAACTTTTCTTTAAGTTCCTTAGATTCCTCTACCATAACGGTTCCTTCCACCTCCACATATGGGTCATCCCATCCTTTACAATCATTTCCTAATAAAATATGAACATTAGGGTTTGCGTTGATATCCTCAACCTTGTGGGTGTCTTTATTGGTGGCTGTATATAAAACTAAATCCTCATTAAAAAACAGCATGAATCGAGAGAAAGGCTTGTTTTGACTGATAGTTGCTAATGTACCTACTTTATGATTTTGTACGACTTCAAGTAATTTATTTTTCAAATCCTCACTCATTGGATAAGCTCCTTTCTTTCCTCATACAATATATTTGCGTATGTA
This Metabacillus endolithicus DNA region includes the following protein-coding sequences:
- a CDS encoding OsmC family protein, which gives rise to MEFKMKKEVGFTTTTEYGELHIAGDEAYGYRPYQLMVASIAVCSGGVLRKILAKKRIEIEDLIISTDVERNEAEANKIEKIHIHYKIKGHNLNENKIHQSILLASKNCPMAQSVKGSIEIGETFELI
- a CDS encoding pyridoxamine 5'-phosphate oxidase family protein; the protein is MSEDLKNKLLEVVQNHKVGTLATISQNKPFSRFMLFFNEDLVLYTATNKDTHKVEDINANPNVHILLGNDCKGWDDPYVEVEGTVMVEESKELKEKFWNEHLKSWIPSADDPNYMLLKISPSSYRYFEKSSSEPETLSL